From a single Anaerolineaceae bacterium oral taxon 439 genomic region:
- a CDS encoding 50S ribosomal protein L35: MPRKLKVSGKLKLKTHKATSKRFRMTGSGIIVRTKGGKSHLRRRTSVRTKKLLAEMIPVEGKKIVRRVKRLAPYMA; the protein is encoded by the coding sequence GTGCCACGCAAATTAAAAGTATCGGGTAAGTTGAAGCTGAAGACCCACAAGGCGACTTCCAAGCGTTTTCGCATGACTGGGTCCGGCATCATCGTCCGCACGAAAGGCGGGAAGAGTCATTTACGCCGCCGAACGTCCGTGCGAACGAAAAAACTGTTGGCAGAGATGATTCCGGTGGAGGGCAAGAAGATTGTCCGCCGCGTCAAGCGTCTCGCGCCTTATATGGCGTAA
- a CDS encoding translation initiation factor IF-3 codes for MSTQDFRVNESIRVPEVRVIDHQGNNIGVISTYEALKMAQDANLDLVEVSPNGNPPVCRVMDFGKFLYERMKKEKEARKSQTKIEIKEIRLRPKTGDHHRSFKTRDARRWLMSGMKVRVTIRFRGREITYPEIALEDLREIAQDLSDIAMIEQAPGMEGRTMGMLLAPNMKKIAKIKEERANEPEPEIEDEIDEAYDDEEEEDGEGEP; via the coding sequence ATTAGTACACAAGATTTTCGCGTAAACGAATCGATTCGGGTTCCCGAGGTTCGGGTCATCGATCATCAGGGCAATAACATCGGCGTCATATCGACCTACGAAGCGTTAAAAATGGCGCAGGACGCAAATCTGGATCTGGTAGAGGTTTCGCCGAATGGGAATCCGCCGGTCTGCCGTGTGATGGATTTTGGCAAGTTCCTGTATGAGCGGATGAAAAAAGAGAAGGAAGCCCGAAAGTCTCAAACGAAAATAGAGATCAAGGAAATCCGGCTGCGTCCGAAAACAGGAGATCATCATCGATCTTTCAAGACGCGCGACGCCCGCCGGTGGCTGATGAGCGGGATGAAGGTGCGCGTGACGATTCGGTTTCGCGGGCGTGAAATTACTTATCCGGAAATTGCGTTGGAGGATTTGCGTGAAATTGCGCAGGACCTGAGCGATATCGCGATGATCGAGCAGGCGCCGGGTATGGAAGGGCGGACGATGGGGATGCTCTTAGCGCCGAACATGAAAAAAATCGCTAAAATTAAGGAAGAACGCGCGAATGAACCTGAACCTGAGATCGAGGACGAGATCGACGAGGCGTACGATGACGAGGAGGAGGAGGACGGCGAAGGAGAGCCGTAA
- a CDS encoding peptide deformylase — translation MSLPIVQIGNPVLRKKSHKISRITAETRRLANEMLETMREAHGVGLAAPQVGELVRLIVVEFPEDDEKEDSPLRTYQVVNPEIIWRSEEMVIGVEGCLSIPGLAGEVERHEAVKVRGLDVYGRPVKYDLKGWIARIFQHEIDHLDGVCYVDRSSNVWQLDAEDDEMEAAVTADEKG, via the coding sequence ATGAGTTTGCCGATTGTTCAAATTGGAAATCCGGTTTTACGGAAGAAAAGTCATAAGATTTCGCGGATTACCGCCGAGACGCGGCGGCTCGCGAATGAAATGCTGGAGACGATGCGTGAGGCGCATGGGGTTGGCCTGGCCGCGCCGCAGGTCGGCGAGCTGGTTCGCCTGATCGTCGTCGAGTTCCCTGAGGACGATGAAAAGGAGGATTCGCCGCTGCGGACGTATCAGGTTGTCAATCCTGAAATTATCTGGCGTTCGGAGGAAATGGTCATAGGCGTGGAAGGCTGCCTGTCGATTCCGGGCCTGGCGGGCGAAGTCGAGCGGCATGAAGCCGTTAAGGTTCGTGGGCTCGACGTTTATGGCCGGCCGGTAAAATATGACTTGAAGGGCTGGATCGCGCGGATCTTTCAGCATGAAATCGACCATTTAGATGGAGTCTGCTACGTGGATCGATCGTCGAACGTCTGGCAGCTTGACGCTGAAGACGATGAAATGGAAGCCGCGGTTACGGCAGACGAGAAGGGCTGA
- a CDS encoding Clp protease, translating into MRFDRFTKEAQDVAQRAIELLKDYKHNQLATEHILLALIENPESAAASLLSQMDVSAETLADRIDFMLRTRVKADFYSGGSGQLFITPEVRSIIDKAPAEASRLKADLAGPEHMFLAILTEKGTAVSRLMQEFDLNWTKAYNLLAQKSQSASQNRKTINTKYKNVAKYSRDLTDQAANGKLDPVIGRDAEILRVIQVLCRRTKNNPVLIGAAGVGKTAIAEGLAQKISVNDVPEPLMDKKVMSLDIGAMVAGSKFRGEFEERLKAVIEEVRASEGEIILFIDELHTVVGAGASQGAIDASNMLKPALARGELQCIGATTFDEYRKYIEKDAALERRFASVYVEEPSDGVTIAMLRGLKDRYEDHHKIKFDDAALEAAVHLSSRYVTDRYQPDKAIDLIDESAAKRRVALFSIPDELRQMKNKISALTQEEEEAGNDRDYERAARIKAERIRIESEFEKKSRAWKTDQKLDDIVKVDDIAQVVAQWTGIPVNAMLENETERLIKMEERLAERIIGQKEAVHGLSDAIRRARTGFKDPKRPIGSFIFIGPSGVGKTELAKALAEFLFDDEDALVRIDMSEYRERHTASRLFGAPPGYVGYEEGGQLTEAVRRRPYRVILFDEIEKAHPEVWNSLLQILDDGRLTDGQGQIVDFRNTVLIMTSNLGTEYISRSGTLGFLGTGENNEDRDAKIKIDRALKDTFRPEFLNRIDEIIMFSRLSVDEMKEIVDLQLKEICGRIVDMGLTLNLDDSARTWLATVGYDPAFGARPMRRALQKYLESPLSMKFLSGEVVSGDIVSVTKDPERDALVITRETAED; encoded by the coding sequence ATTCGATTCGATCGATTTACAAAAGAAGCTCAGGACGTCGCGCAGCGCGCGATTGAGCTTTTAAAAGACTATAAACATAATCAACTTGCAACTGAACATATCTTACTGGCGCTGATCGAGAACCCGGAATCCGCGGCGGCGTCGCTCCTGTCACAGATGGACGTCAGCGCTGAGACGCTCGCTGACCGGATCGACTTCATGCTCCGAACGCGGGTCAAAGCCGATTTCTATAGCGGCGGCTCCGGCCAGCTCTTTATTACGCCCGAGGTCCGCTCGATTATTGATAAAGCTCCAGCCGAAGCCAGCCGGCTGAAAGCCGATCTCGCCGGCCCGGAACATATGTTCCTGGCGATCCTGACCGAAAAAGGCACGGCCGTTTCGCGCCTGATGCAGGAGTTTGATCTCAACTGGACCAAGGCGTATAATCTCCTCGCCCAGAAAAGCCAGAGCGCTTCGCAGAACCGGAAAACGATCAACACGAAATATAAAAACGTCGCAAAGTATTCCCGCGACCTGACGGATCAGGCCGCTAACGGCAAGCTCGATCCGGTTATCGGCCGAGACGCCGAGATTTTACGCGTGATTCAGGTCCTTTGCCGCCGGACGAAAAATAATCCGGTCCTGATCGGGGCCGCCGGCGTCGGAAAGACCGCGATCGCCGAAGGCCTGGCGCAGAAAATCTCCGTCAACGACGTTCCCGAACCGCTGATGGATAAAAAGGTCATGTCGCTCGATATCGGCGCGATGGTCGCCGGATCGAAGTTCCGTGGCGAATTCGAAGAGCGGCTGAAAGCCGTAATCGAGGAGGTCCGCGCTTCCGAAGGCGAAATTATCCTGTTCATCGACGAGCTGCATACGGTCGTCGGCGCGGGCGCGTCGCAGGGCGCGATCGACGCCTCCAACATGCTCAAGCCGGCCCTGGCGCGCGGCGAACTGCAGTGCATCGGCGCGACAACATTCGATGAATACCGAAAATATATTGAAAAGGACGCGGCGCTCGAACGCCGTTTCGCTTCCGTCTACGTTGAAGAACCGAGCGATGGAGTTACGATCGCGATGCTCCGCGGGCTGAAGGATCGCTACGAGGATCATCATAAAATCAAGTTCGACGATGCCGCGCTTGAAGCCGCCGTCCATCTCTCATCGCGCTACGTGACCGACCGCTATCAGCCGGATAAAGCGATCGACCTGATCGACGAATCGGCGGCGAAACGGCGCGTCGCGCTCTTCTCGATCCCGGACGAACTGCGGCAGATGAAAAATAAGATCAGCGCGCTGACGCAGGAGGAGGAGGAAGCCGGAAACGACCGCGACTACGAACGCGCCGCCCGAATTAAAGCGGAACGGATCCGAATCGAGAGCGAATTCGAGAAAAAAAGCCGCGCCTGGAAAACGGACCAGAAGCTCGACGATATCGTCAAAGTCGACGATATCGCCCAGGTCGTCGCCCAATGGACCGGAATCCCGGTCAACGCGATGCTTGAAAACGAAACCGAGCGGTTGATCAAGATGGAAGAACGGCTCGCCGAACGGATTATCGGTCAGAAAGAAGCGGTTCACGGTTTGTCGGACGCGATCCGCCGCGCCCGAACCGGATTCAAGGATCCGAAACGCCCGATCGGCTCGTTTATCTTCATCGGCCCGTCCGGCGTCGGGAAAACCGAGCTCGCGAAAGCGCTGGCGGAGTTCCTTTTTGACGACGAGGACGCGCTCGTCCGAATTGACATGAGCGAGTATCGCGAACGCCATACCGCGTCTCGATTATTCGGCGCGCCGCCAGGATACGTCGGCTATGAAGAAGGCGGTCAGCTGACCGAGGCCGTCCGCCGCCGCCCCTATCGCGTTATCCTTTTCGACGAAATCGAAAAAGCGCACCCCGAAGTCTGGAACTCGCTGCTGCAAATCCTTGACGACGGACGGCTGACCGACGGGCAGGGACAGATCGTCGACTTCCGCAACACTGTCCTAATCATGACCTCAAATCTCGGAACGGAATATATCAGCCGCAGCGGCACGCTCGGCTTTCTCGGCACGGGCGAAAACAATGAAGACCGCGACGCGAAGATCAAGATTGACCGCGCGCTCAAGGATACGTTCCGTCCCGAATTCCTTAACCGGATCGACGAAATTATCATGTTCTCGCGACTGAGCGTTGACGAGATGAAAGAGATTGTCGATCTGCAGCTCAAGGAAATCTGCGGACGGATCGTCGACATGGGGCTCACGCTCAACCTCGACGACAGCGCGCGGACCTGGCTGGCGACCGTCGGCTATGACCCCGCCTTCGGAGCACGCCCAATGCGCCGCGCGCTCCAGAAGTACCTTGAAAGCCCGTTGTCGATGAAGTTCCTGTCCGGCGAGGTCGTCAGCGGCGACATCGTCAGCGTGACCAAGGATCCGGAACGGGACGCGCTCGTTATCACGAGAGAAACCGCGGAAGATTAA
- a CDS encoding leucine--tRNA ligase — translation MDKTIVPIYDPAKIEKKWHGLWEENRLDYSDIDLTKPKHYALTMLPYPSGNLHIGHWYAITPSDAHARFMRMQGYNVLFPMGFDAFGLPAENAAIKHNIHPAEWTFKNIDHMRDQLKSMGCMFDWRREIISAKPEYYRWTQWFFIQLLKNGLAYQKFSPVDWCPTCNTTLAREQVWGDDRHCERCGTPVIKKNLNQWYFRTTQYADQLLDFSGMDWPERVRTLQTNWIGRSEGASVTFETESGDPLVVFTTRPDTLWGATFMVLAPEHPLVGKLTTQSQKAAIGAYIEEAARQTDIQREAEGREKTGVFTGSYAINPVNGKRIPIWIADYVLMGYGTGAIMAVPAHDQRDFDFARKFGLEIIVVVQPDDMEPLDGKTMSEAVPAQGKLVNSDEMNGVSGDEAIPRVIAWLEEKKIGERKITYRLRDWLISRQRYWGTPIPIIYCPEHGAVPVPEDQLPVRLPDDVQWTPTGESPLKLHPTWKYAKCPICGRDAERETDTLDTFLCSSWYHLGYLSPYHQGYPFAQEEYDYWMPVDVYTGGIEHATMHLIYTRFFHKAGRDIGVMKGKEPMIALRNQGIVLGEDSEKMSKSRGNVVDPDKLIEFYGADTVRAYLMFFARWELGAPWNSSGIEGSSRWIRRTWSTILEPADNDDDASEDTLRELRRKVHQTLKSVTRDFESFSFNTIVSSLMELLNKMIKAKQAGAFRTEAWDEAVEIYLKMMAPIAPHITEELWSLLGKSGSVHVQRWPELDAEAAKADEITLVVQVNGKLRDRITLPAEYAEAEAKAAALESANVRAALAGREPKKIIVVPGKLVNIVG, via the coding sequence ATGGATAAAACGATCGTTCCGATTTATGATCCGGCGAAAATTGAAAAGAAATGGCATGGGTTATGGGAGGAAAATCGTCTGGATTATTCCGATATTGACCTGACCAAACCGAAACACTATGCGCTGACGATGCTCCCGTATCCGTCGGGAAATCTTCATATCGGCCACTGGTACGCGATTACCCCGTCCGACGCGCACGCGCGCTTTATGCGGATGCAGGGGTATAACGTTTTATTTCCGATGGGGTTCGATGCGTTCGGGCTCCCCGCCGAAAACGCCGCCATCAAGCATAATATCCACCCGGCAGAATGGACGTTTAAAAATATCGACCACATGCGCGATCAGCTTAAATCGATGGGCTGCATGTTTGACTGGCGCCGTGAGATTATCAGCGCGAAACCTGAGTATTACCGCTGGACGCAATGGTTTTTCATTCAGCTGCTGAAAAACGGGCTGGCGTATCAGAAATTCTCGCCGGTCGACTGGTGCCCCACGTGCAACACGACGCTCGCCCGGGAACAGGTCTGGGGTGACGATCGGCATTGCGAACGCTGCGGAACGCCGGTTATCAAGAAAAACCTGAATCAATGGTACTTCAGGACGACCCAATACGCCGATCAGCTCCTCGATTTTTCCGGGATGGACTGGCCGGAACGCGTTCGAACGCTTCAGACGAACTGGATCGGCCGATCGGAAGGCGCGTCCGTGACGTTCGAAACCGAATCCGGCGACCCGCTCGTCGTTTTCACGACGCGACCCGATACGCTCTGGGGCGCGACGTTCATGGTCCTTGCCCCGGAACATCCGCTGGTCGGGAAGCTCACAACCCAGTCGCAGAAGGCGGCGATCGGCGCCTATATCGAAGAAGCAGCGCGACAAACGGACATCCAGCGCGAAGCGGAAGGGCGGGAGAAGACCGGCGTCTTCACCGGTTCCTACGCGATCAACCCAGTCAATGGGAAACGGATCCCGATCTGGATCGCTGACTACGTCCTGATGGGGTATGGAACCGGCGCGATTATGGCGGTCCCGGCGCATGACCAGCGCGATTTCGATTTCGCCAGGAAATTCGGGCTTGAAATTATCGTCGTCGTTCAGCCGGACGACATGGAACCCCTCGATGGAAAAACGATGAGCGAGGCGGTCCCGGCGCAGGGGAAACTCGTCAATTCCGACGAGATGAACGGCGTTTCCGGCGACGAAGCGATACCGCGCGTGATCGCCTGGCTCGAAGAAAAAAAGATCGGCGAACGGAAGATTACCTATCGCCTCCGCGACTGGCTGATCAGCCGGCAGCGCTACTGGGGAACGCCGATCCCGATAATCTACTGCCCGGAACATGGCGCCGTTCCTGTTCCCGAGGACCAGCTCCCGGTCAGACTCCCGGACGACGTCCAATGGACCCCAACCGGCGAAAGCCCGCTCAAGCTGCATCCAACCTGGAAGTACGCGAAATGCCCAATCTGCGGTCGGGACGCGGAACGCGAGACCGATACGCTGGATACGTTCCTCTGTTCCAGCTGGTACCATCTTGGGTATCTCAGCCCATATCATCAGGGTTATCCATTCGCGCAGGAAGAATACGATTACTGGATGCCGGTCGACGTCTACACGGGCGGTATCGAGCACGCGACCATGCACCTGATCTATACGCGGTTCTTCCATAAAGCCGGACGCGATATCGGCGTCATGAAAGGCAAAGAACCGATGATCGCGCTCCGGAACCAGGGAATCGTCCTCGGAGAAGACAGCGAAAAAATGTCGAAGAGCCGCGGAAACGTCGTCGATCCGGATAAGCTCATCGAGTTTTACGGCGCCGATACCGTACGCGCGTACCTGATGTTTTTTGCGCGCTGGGAACTGGGCGCTCCCTGGAACAGCTCCGGAATCGAAGGCAGCTCGCGTTGGATTCGCCGAACCTGGTCAACAATCCTCGAACCGGCGGATAACGACGACGACGCGAGCGAAGATACGCTCCGAGAACTTCGCCGCAAGGTACATCAGACGCTGAAATCGGTAACGCGTGATTTCGAATCGTTCTCGTTCAATACGATCGTATCCAGCCTGATGGAACTGCTGAATAAGATGATCAAAGCGAAGCAGGCCGGCGCGTTCAGGACGGAAGCCTGGGACGAAGCGGTCGAAATTTACCTGAAAATGATGGCGCCGATCGCGCCGCATATCACCGAAGAGCTCTGGTCGCTCCTCGGAAAATCAGGCTCGGTCCACGTTCAGCGCTGGCCCGAACTCGACGCCGAAGCCGCGAAAGCCGACGAAATAACGCTCGTCGTTCAGGTCAACGGGAAGCTCCGCGACCGGATCACGCTCCCCGCGGAATACGCCGAAGCCGAAGCGAAAGCCGCCGCGCTCGAAAGCGCGAACGTCAGGGCCGCGCTGGCCGGACGCGAGCCGAAAAAAATCATCGTTGTCCCCGGGAAGCTGGTCAATATCGTCGGATAA